A DNA window from Rossellomorea marisflavi contains the following coding sequences:
- the manA gene encoding mannose-6-phosphate isomerase, class I, with product MNQPLFLTPVFQERIWGGTALRDQFGYDIPSDKTGECWAISGHPNGQSTVRSGEFAGKTVGELWDQHPELFGNYDSPVFPLLTKILDANADLSVQVHPDDSYANINENGELGKTECWYIIDCDEGADMIFGHNALSKEEFTSMIEKGVWSDLLRRVKIKPGDFFYVPSGTIHALCTGTLVLETQQSSDTTYRVYDYDRTDADGNTRELHIDKSIAVTTIPHTAESVEPEVDSRDGVTITTFVEAEYFTVHKWEVNGHASFIQDKPFQLASVLSGAGTLRVQGEDHVLEKGMHLIIPADVETFEVEGQVELIVSHV from the coding sequence ATGAATCAACCATTATTCTTAACACCCGTGTTCCAGGAACGAATTTGGGGAGGGACGGCCCTCAGGGATCAGTTCGGTTATGACATTCCTTCTGACAAGACCGGTGAGTGCTGGGCCATTTCCGGGCACCCGAACGGACAAAGTACCGTCCGAAGCGGGGAATTCGCAGGGAAGACCGTCGGGGAACTTTGGGATCAGCACCCTGAATTATTCGGGAATTACGATTCACCTGTATTCCCATTATTGACGAAGATCCTCGATGCCAACGCCGATCTGTCCGTTCAGGTTCATCCGGACGACAGCTATGCAAATATCAATGAGAACGGCGAGCTAGGAAAGACTGAATGCTGGTACATCATCGACTGTGATGAAGGAGCCGACATGATCTTCGGCCACAACGCCCTTTCAAAAGAGGAATTCACAAGCATGATCGAAAAAGGTGTGTGGAGCGATCTGCTCCGTCGCGTGAAGATCAAACCCGGCGACTTCTTCTATGTACCAAGCGGCACGATCCACGCCCTCTGCACCGGGACCCTCGTCCTTGAAACGCAGCAGAGCTCTGATACGACGTACCGCGTATACGACTACGACCGTACCGATGCAGACGGCAACACCCGTGAGCTTCACATCGACAAATCCATCGCCGTGACCACGATCCCACATACCGCGGAATCCGTGGAGCCGGAAGTCGACAGCCGCGACGGCGTGACCATCACCACCTTCGTCGAAGCAGAATACTTCACCGTGCATAAATGGGAAGTGAACGGCCACGCATCCTTCATCCAGGACAAGCCGTTCCAGCTCGCCAGCGTACTGAGCGGAGCCGGGACATTGCGCGTGCAGGGAGAAGACCACGTCTTGGAAAAGGGCATGCATCTCATCATCCCTGCCGATGTGGAAACGTTTGAAGTGGAAGGTCAGGTTGAATTGATTGTTTCTCATGTGTAA
- a CDS encoding PTS fructose transporter subunit IIABC produces MKILAITSCPNGIAHTYMAAENLEKAAKEMGVEIKVETQGSIGVENELTDKDIQEAAGIIIAADKTVNKDRFNGKQLLVTGVQDGIRKPKELIQKVIDGDAPIHQSSGQTEKKSDKKENPIYRHLMNGVSYMVPFIVIGGLLIAVALTLGGQKTPGGLVIPDDSFWKHIEAIGSASFTFMVPILAGFIAYSIADRPGLAPGVVGGFIAANGSFYGSEAGAGFIGGIIAGFLAGYAALLIKKIKVPKAIMPIMPIIIIPVLASLIVGLAFVYLIGAPVANIFEVLTDWLAGMQGTSSILLALILGAMVSFDMGGPVNKVAFLFGSAMIGEGNYEIMGPIAAAICIPPISMGLATFIGRKKFHAAEKETGKASFTMGLFGITEGAIPFAAQDPLRVIPSIMIGSMTGSVIAMLGHVGDRVAHGGPIVAVLGAVDNVFMFFVAVIVGSFVAAIVVNLLKKDIVEEALTPEGVSVSVPEEEKVEEPAVHKTAPEATQAAAPVEINRLTDITNLDLIEIDLAGETRDDVIDEMITKLHANGSIASTADFKEAIIAREEESSTGIGMNIAIPHGKSDSVQKPSVVFGIKRDGVDWKSLDGSEAKLIFMIAVPKQSAGNEHLKILQLLSRQLMDDDFRNQLLAVQTKEQAYTLLEKIE; encoded by the coding sequence ATGAAAATACTAGCCATCACCTCATGTCCAAATGGAATTGCCCATACATACATGGCCGCCGAGAACCTCGAAAAAGCAGCCAAAGAAATGGGCGTCGAAATAAAAGTCGAGACACAGGGCTCCATCGGTGTCGAGAACGAACTGACCGATAAAGACATCCAGGAAGCAGCAGGCATCATCATCGCCGCTGATAAAACCGTCAATAAAGACCGCTTCAACGGCAAGCAGCTCCTCGTCACGGGCGTGCAGGACGGGATCCGCAAGCCGAAGGAACTCATCCAAAAGGTGATCGACGGAGATGCTCCGATCCATCAATCAAGCGGACAGACCGAGAAGAAGTCCGATAAGAAAGAAAACCCAATCTATCGTCACCTTATGAACGGCGTATCGTACATGGTTCCGTTCATCGTCATCGGCGGTCTGCTCATCGCCGTGGCCCTGACACTCGGAGGCCAGAAAACGCCGGGCGGACTCGTCATTCCGGATGATTCATTCTGGAAGCATATCGAAGCCATCGGTTCTGCGTCCTTCACGTTCATGGTGCCGATCCTCGCCGGGTTCATCGCCTACAGCATCGCCGACAGGCCGGGTCTTGCACCAGGTGTCGTCGGAGGATTCATCGCCGCCAACGGAAGTTTTTATGGAAGTGAAGCAGGAGCCGGATTCATCGGTGGGATCATCGCCGGTTTCCTTGCAGGGTATGCCGCTCTCTTGATCAAGAAGATCAAAGTACCAAAAGCCATCATGCCGATCATGCCGATCATCATCATCCCGGTACTCGCCTCCCTCATCGTCGGCCTTGCCTTCGTTTATCTGATCGGGGCGCCGGTTGCGAATATCTTTGAAGTCCTGACAGACTGGCTCGCCGGTATGCAGGGAACAAGCTCCATCCTTCTTGCCTTGATCCTTGGAGCCATGGTGTCATTCGATATGGGTGGGCCGGTCAATAAGGTCGCCTTCCTCTTCGGATCTGCCATGATCGGAGAAGGAAACTATGAGATCATGGGCCCGATTGCCGCGGCCATCTGTATCCCGCCGATCTCCATGGGACTCGCAACATTCATCGGCCGCAAGAAATTCCATGCCGCCGAGAAAGAAACAGGAAAAGCATCGTTCACGATGGGACTCTTCGGGATCACCGAAGGAGCAATCCCGTTTGCTGCACAAGATCCACTCCGCGTCATCCCGAGCATCATGATCGGATCCATGACCGGTTCCGTCATCGCCATGCTCGGTCACGTAGGAGACCGCGTGGCACACGGTGGTCCAATCGTTGCCGTACTTGGTGCCGTGGATAATGTATTCATGTTCTTCGTCGCCGTCATCGTCGGCTCATTCGTCGCAGCCATCGTTGTGAATCTATTGAAAAAAGACATTGTGGAAGAAGCCCTTACTCCTGAAGGTGTCTCAGTCAGCGTACCGGAAGAAGAGAAAGTGGAAGAACCTGCCGTACACAAAACTGCGCCTGAGGCAACACAGGCTGCAGCACCGGTTGAAATCAACCGCCTGACCGATATCACGAACCTCGATCTGATCGAGATCGACCTCGCCGGGGAGACCCGTGATGACGTCATCGACGAAATGATCACCAAGCTTCACGCCAATGGAAGCATCGCTTCAACCGCAGACTTCAAGGAAGCCATCATTGCCCGTGAAGAAGAAAGCTCCACCGGAATCGGCATGAACATCGCCATTCCGCACGGTAAGTCCGATTCGGTCCAGAAGCCAAGCGTCGTCTTCGGCATCAAACGGGACGGAGTAGATTGGAAGAGCCTCGACGGATCCGAAGCCAAGCTCATCTTCATGATCGCCGTACCGAAGCAAAGCGCCGGCAACGAACACCTGAAGATCCTTCAGCTCCTATCACGCCAGCTCATGGACGACGACTTCCGCAACCAGCTCCTCGCCGTCCAAACAAAAGAACAAGCCTACACACTACTGGAAAAAATAGAATAG
- a CDS encoding ROK family protein — MKHLFAIDIGGTFTKFALVTSHADIVLKEEVPTPVSVEEFSVHVDQVLGRWQRDHHIEGIAISSPGSVTDAGFVLGHSAVNFIHVVNLRALFHERYGLPVTMENDANCAALAEQWSGAGAGCDTFACIVCGTGIGGGIVINGRLHKGANLHGGEFGYSLMEGHETWSERGSSFALTKRLKDEPPHGAAWTGSRVFEEAEKGHAAAEKSLNQFFHTMAVGIFNLQYMLDPEKILVGGGITRQPSFLQRLQTELDHVMTAKPIAKVKPTVEVCTHLDQAQLIGAAYVWRKTYGKEDVHV; from the coding sequence ATGAAACATCTATTCGCCATTGATATCGGTGGGACGTTCACGAAATTCGCCCTGGTCACCAGTCATGCTGACATTGTTCTGAAAGAGGAGGTCCCGACGCCTGTCAGTGTAGAGGAATTCAGCGTTCATGTCGATCAGGTTCTGGGAAGATGGCAGAGGGACCACCATATAGAGGGGATCGCCATCAGTTCTCCAGGCAGCGTAACGGATGCCGGTTTTGTCCTCGGGCATAGTGCGGTGAATTTCATCCATGTCGTGAATCTGCGTGCTTTATTCCACGAACGATACGGGTTGCCGGTCACAATGGAGAATGACGCCAATTGTGCGGCCCTTGCAGAGCAGTGGAGCGGGGCTGGTGCCGGTTGTGATACATTTGCCTGCATCGTGTGTGGCACAGGGATCGGCGGAGGGATCGTCATCAACGGTCGGCTGCATAAGGGAGCGAATCTCCATGGTGGAGAATTCGGTTATTCCCTGATGGAAGGCCATGAAACGTGGAGTGAACGTGGATCATCATTTGCCCTGACGAAGCGTCTGAAGGATGAGCCCCCACATGGAGCCGCATGGACCGGCTCGCGTGTGTTCGAAGAGGCTGAAAAGGGTCATGCAGCAGCAGAGAAATCCCTCAATCAGTTCTTCCATACGATGGCTGTCGGGATATTCAATCTTCAATATATGCTTGATCCCGAGAAAATCCTCGTGGGCGGAGGCATTACGAGACAGCCGAGCTTCCTTCAGCGGTTGCAGACTGAGCTTGATCATGTCATGACGGCCAAGCCGATTGCAAAGGTGAAGCCGACTGTGGAAGTCTGTACCCATTTGGACCAGGCTCAGCTCATAGGGGCAGCCTATGTGTGGAGGAAGACATACGGAAAGGAAGATGTACATGTTTAA
- a CDS encoding glycoside hydrolase family 1 protein gives MEFPKGFMWGAASSAPQMEGASSLGGKSPSVWDHWFQKEPHVFYQRIGPEETTGFYANYKKDISLMKELGFNSYRTSISWTRLMPDGHTLNDEAVEFYRDVFTRMLDQGIRPVVNLFHFDMPYWLYEKGGWDIRESAEAFALYAETAFKCFGDLVEDWVTFNEPIVPVEMGYLNDKHLPGVFNIRRACQAGFHTLLAHVKAVQAFRKNEHRGRIGIVLNLTPSYPRSENVDDVKAAELADALFNKSFLDPVVKGEYPHVLCEFIRNESINVNMYPDDLKLIKDNPVDFLGVNYYQPRRVKAGDEGAEHVLDRSFLHYEWPDRKMNPHRGWEIYEKGIYDIAIQIRDEYGNIPWFIAENGMGVEGEGRFRDEAGSIQDEYRIEFFEEHLKWLHKGIGEGSNCYGFHVWTYIDNWSWLNEYKNRYGLVEFDLDSGERRKKKSADWFRKLAESNRLPGEAACDETSIRH, from the coding sequence ATGGAATTCCCGAAAGGTTTTATGTGGGGAGCGGCTTCATCGGCGCCTCAGATGGAAGGGGCTTCAAGCCTAGGGGGGAAGTCTCCGAGCGTTTGGGATCATTGGTTCCAGAAAGAGCCACACGTCTTTTATCAAAGGATTGGGCCTGAGGAGACAACAGGTTTTTATGCCAATTATAAAAAAGATATTTCACTGATGAAAGAGCTCGGGTTCAATTCCTATCGTACATCGATTTCATGGACGAGGCTGATGCCCGACGGTCACACGTTGAATGACGAAGCAGTGGAGTTTTACCGTGATGTGTTCACCAGAATGCTTGACCAGGGCATCCGCCCCGTGGTGAATCTTTTTCATTTTGACATGCCGTATTGGCTTTATGAGAAAGGTGGATGGGATATCAGGGAGTCAGCGGAAGCTTTCGCCTTATATGCGGAAACGGCTTTTAAATGTTTTGGGGATCTTGTAGAGGACTGGGTGACCTTCAATGAACCGATTGTCCCTGTAGAGATGGGCTACTTGAATGATAAGCATCTACCTGGTGTGTTCAACATCAGGAGAGCCTGTCAGGCTGGGTTCCACACCTTGCTTGCCCATGTCAAGGCAGTACAGGCTTTCCGGAAGAATGAGCATCGGGGAAGGATCGGCATCGTACTGAATCTGACGCCGAGTTATCCGAGATCAGAGAATGTGGATGATGTGAAGGCGGCAGAACTAGCAGACGCCCTATTCAATAAGAGTTTTCTTGACCCAGTCGTCAAGGGTGAATACCCACATGTCTTATGTGAGTTTATACGGAATGAAAGCATCAATGTCAACATGTACCCCGATGACCTGAAGTTGATCAAAGACAACCCGGTGGATTTCCTCGGGGTCAATTATTATCAGCCGAGAAGGGTGAAGGCAGGGGATGAGGGGGCTGAACATGTCTTGGATCGTTCCTTCCTCCATTACGAGTGGCCTGATAGAAAGATGAATCCGCACCGGGGATGGGAGATCTATGAGAAGGGGATCTATGACATCGCCATTCAGATCCGTGATGAATACGGGAATATCCCTTGGTTTATCGCTGAGAACGGCATGGGTGTCGAGGGGGAAGGCCGTTTCAGGGACGAGGCGGGATCCATACAGGATGAGTACCGGATCGAGTTTTTTGAAGAGCACCTGAAATGGCTCCATAAGGGAATTGGTGAAGGCTCCAATTGCTATGGATTCCATGTATGGACCTATATCGATAACTGGTCATGGCTCAATGAATACAAAAACCGCTACGGTCTTGTTGAGTTCGATCTTGATAGTGGCGAACGCAGGAAAAAGAAGAGTGCTGACTGGTTCAGGAAACTGGCGGAATCGAATCGATTACCGGGAGAGGCGGCATGTGATGAAACATCTATTCGCCATTGA
- a CDS encoding SGNH/GDSL hydrolase family protein, translating to MRIFLYIALAAVVVGGILFVNQGKEEKVKERHWMGAWMTAMQEPFDDGESHEGFKDQTVRMVVKPHVDGDQVRIRLSNVFSDEELKVDKVSIGITKKGAETKEDPVSVSFDGKKDVRIPAGERTYSDSIPIKISKDEALTVSLYFKGESGPATWHPRSMQTTYSADGDAAGKAGKDGFKSIEKGWYWLDGVDVRTDKKVKGSIVVLGSSIDNGNDSKVDSNHRWTDYLSERINDESDGKWTVLNAGISANQLLDSPEEKGEKAPDRLKRDVFEQTGVKGVIVHQGINDIRHHPETDAVTIIDEMKAMIKEAHKNGVEIYGVTISPYNDSGKYTAEGDRTRRKVNAWMRNSGAFDGVIDFDKVLRNPDDPSRLQPKYNSGDGLHPNEAGYRKMAETVKLKMFDH from the coding sequence GTGAGGATCTTTTTATACATAGCACTTGCCGCGGTAGTGGTCGGTGGCATCCTTTTTGTGAATCAAGGAAAAGAAGAGAAGGTGAAGGAAAGGCACTGGATGGGCGCCTGGATGACGGCGATGCAGGAGCCCTTCGATGACGGTGAATCCCATGAAGGGTTCAAGGATCAGACCGTGCGCATGGTGGTCAAACCCCATGTGGACGGAGATCAGGTTCGAATCCGGCTGTCAAACGTGTTTTCTGATGAAGAGCTGAAGGTCGATAAAGTGAGTATCGGCATAACGAAAAAAGGGGCGGAAACAAAGGAAGATCCTGTATCCGTCTCCTTTGACGGTAAAAAGGATGTACGCATCCCGGCCGGCGAAAGGACCTACAGTGATTCGATCCCCATCAAGATCTCTAAAGATGAAGCTCTGACGGTGAGCCTATATTTCAAAGGGGAATCAGGACCTGCCACCTGGCACCCGCGGTCGATGCAGACGACCTATTCAGCTGATGGAGACGCCGCTGGCAAGGCAGGAAAAGACGGATTCAAATCCATTGAAAAAGGATGGTACTGGCTCGATGGGGTCGATGTGCGGACCGATAAGAAGGTCAAAGGGTCCATCGTCGTCCTCGGCAGCTCCATCGATAACGGGAACGACTCAAAGGTCGACTCCAATCACAGGTGGACGGACTATCTGTCCGAGCGGATCAATGATGAGTCAGACGGAAAATGGACGGTCCTGAACGCAGGAATCTCTGCGAATCAGCTCCTCGACAGTCCTGAGGAAAAAGGGGAAAAAGCCCCTGATCGACTGAAGAGGGATGTGTTTGAACAAACAGGCGTGAAAGGCGTCATCGTCCATCAGGGAATCAACGATATCCGCCATCACCCGGAGACAGATGCCGTGACCATCATCGATGAAATGAAGGCCATGATCAAGGAGGCCCATAAGAACGGCGTCGAAATCTATGGAGTCACGATCTCCCCATACAATGACTCAGGAAAATACACCGCGGAAGGCGACCGGACGCGCCGCAAAGTCAACGCATGGATGCGGAATAGCGGTGCCTTCGACGGGGTGATCGACTTTGATAAAGTGCTGCGGAATCCCGATGATCCATCCAGACTCCAGCCGAAATACAATTCAGGGGACGGACTGCATCCGAATGAAGCAGGGTACCGGAAAATGGCCGAGACGGTAAAATTGAAGATGTTTGACCATTGA
- a CDS encoding BglG family transcription antiterminator, with the protein MNERQQEILRMLVSRHHEYVLIKEFSEELHCSEKTVRNDLKVIQESIAAYPTAELIRKPGQGICLEIGGRDRAELYRELQTRGSSHVDEEDRIVQIAYFLLMNTDPVVVQNLVDRYYVSKSVIRKDLERIGDWLKRFDLELLSKQKVGLTIEGTELNRRLALTRLSQLVDDGADSFISAQFTQHEITIVRRRLEELQERFDLHLTDETFERIVVHTLLMIKRTKLQQTISLSEKEKTMIMVKKEYGWTVAFLEGIEPYFSVRFPEAEQAYLALHFLGGKFRYQDDEAIRELTGHDNRLGEVTDLLLGKLSEMHGVDFYSDPELFNGLTVHLNSTLNRLTYGLPVTNVMLGDIKRMYPFMFDRIMLVLEELAGIEVPEEEAAYITLHFQASLERLQQSITDVKRVVIVCHMGMGMSQLLRTKIERKFTSVLVLASIGKGELQSFLETSEADLIISTISLPDMGVPAIVVSPLLGKQDEERLKERLTYLEDPVQRGQKESVILKFANPFLVFLQQEGSSRYELIRKLAGTLVDKGFVDHAYIENAMIRERMSATTIGAGIAIPHGHPDLIHQSAIAIATLREPIEWGEEKVSLVFLLAVKSTEPAESRQLFQEISHLTENPERIEQLLSDRDAMTFLTHLGAV; encoded by the coding sequence ATGAATGAAAGACAGCAGGAGATCTTGCGGATGCTGGTGAGCCGGCATCATGAATATGTCTTGATCAAAGAATTCAGTGAGGAGCTGCACTGTTCCGAAAAAACGGTGCGGAACGACCTCAAGGTGATACAGGAATCCATTGCAGCCTATCCGACGGCGGAGTTGATCCGGAAGCCGGGTCAGGGAATCTGCCTGGAAATCGGCGGACGCGACCGTGCGGAGCTATACCGCGAACTGCAAACGAGGGGAAGCAGTCATGTGGATGAGGAGGATCGGATCGTCCAGATTGCGTACTTTCTTCTCATGAATACAGACCCTGTCGTCGTGCAGAACCTGGTAGACCGGTATTATGTAAGCAAGTCGGTGATCAGGAAGGACCTCGAACGGATCGGGGACTGGTTGAAACGGTTTGATCTGGAGCTTCTGTCAAAGCAGAAGGTGGGGCTCACGATCGAAGGGACCGAGCTGAACCGTCGTCTGGCTTTGACGCGGCTTTCACAACTCGTGGATGATGGGGCGGATTCCTTCATTAGCGCTCAATTCACCCAGCATGAGATCACCATCGTGCGGCGGAGGCTTGAAGAGCTGCAGGAGAGGTTCGATCTTCATCTGACCGATGAAACCTTCGAACGGATCGTCGTTCATACCCTCCTCATGATCAAGCGGACGAAGCTGCAGCAGACGATCTCCCTTTCGGAAAAAGAAAAAACGATGATTATGGTGAAAAAAGAATATGGGTGGACGGTGGCATTCCTCGAAGGAATCGAGCCGTATTTTTCCGTGCGCTTCCCCGAAGCGGAGCAGGCATACCTGGCCCTGCACTTCCTTGGTGGGAAGTTCCGATATCAGGACGACGAAGCGATCCGCGAGCTCACCGGCCACGACAATCGACTCGGGGAAGTGACGGATCTTCTTCTCGGGAAGCTGTCCGAGATGCACGGCGTGGATTTTTACAGTGACCCGGAACTCTTCAACGGTCTGACCGTGCACTTGAATTCCACGTTGAATCGCCTGACATACGGACTTCCAGTCACAAATGTGATGCTCGGGGACATCAAGCGGATGTATCCGTTCATGTTCGACCGGATCATGCTCGTCCTTGAAGAACTGGCAGGCATCGAGGTGCCGGAAGAGGAAGCCGCCTATATCACCCTACACTTCCAGGCATCACTCGAGCGCCTGCAACAATCCATAACAGACGTGAAAAGAGTCGTCATCGTCTGTCATATGGGGATGGGGATGTCCCAGCTCCTTCGTACAAAAATCGAGCGGAAATTCACGTCTGTCCTTGTGCTGGCAAGCATCGGTAAAGGGGAGCTGCAGTCCTTCCTCGAGACAAGCGAGGCGGATCTCATCATTTCCACGATCAGCCTTCCCGACATGGGCGTCCCGGCGATCGTCGTTTCCCCGCTGCTCGGAAAACAAGATGAAGAAAGGCTGAAGGAGCGATTGACGTACCTCGAGGACCCGGTGCAGAGGGGACAAAAGGAATCGGTCATCCTGAAGTTCGCCAACCCATTCCTCGTCTTTCTTCAACAGGAAGGTTCCAGCCGCTACGAGTTGATCCGGAAGCTTGCAGGGACCCTCGTGGACAAAGGGTTCGTCGATCATGCCTACATAGAAAATGCCATGATCCGCGAACGGATGTCGGCAACCACCATCGGGGCAGGGATCGCCATTCCCCATGGTCATCCCGACCTCATCCACCAGTCGGCCATCGCCATCGCCACCCTGCGTGAACCGATCGAATGGGGCGAGGAGAAAGTCTCCCTCGTCTTCCTCCTCGCCGTCAAAAGCACCGAACCGGCCGAATCCCGCCAGCTCTTCCAGGAAATCTCGCACCTCACCGAGAACCCGGAACGGATCGAGCAGCTCCTCTCCGACCGTGACGCCATGACATTCCTGACCCATCTCGGGGCCGTGTGA
- a CDS encoding cell wall-binding repeat-containing protein: MIILILVGGQTASAYSLDRISGNDRYQTSVAVSKKGWKSGAKTVILVNGKDLSEAAVAAPLAKHLDAPVLLTNPTALSSATRKEIQRLNPKTIILLGGKKNLSDKVIDETIKAKVKRIGGKDSYETAALVAKELPASSKAVVAYSGYLHDVLAAAPYAAKNKMPILLTKSDSLPAATKKALKGKKSTIVIGRTKAVSEKVKKQLPKPIRISGSDRYDTSAQIAKLMGTKKKSYVVTGKDMTDAVSASALAAKDGGGLLFVEKTYVSTPVKVVIDQNKLTQFTVIGGTNIIDNKVGAELKQPIEHLLVNKKVAVGKDYKAAKLVEPKVKFAFSYNDPKRLMDSRAVPNFEALMKAAWKDNVKLYAQSGYRSYDRQAELYNYYKRTYGEKYASRISAKPGTSEHQTGLAMDVTSPSVGYGLVEKFANTKEGKWVAKNAHKYGFIIRYPKGKENETGYAYEPWHLRYVGKDAAKEIYSKNMTFEKYVK, from the coding sequence GTGATTATCTTGATACTCGTCGGCGGCCAGACTGCATCTGCATATTCCCTTGACCGTATCAGTGGCAATGACCGGTACCAGACGTCGGTCGCTGTATCCAAAAAAGGATGGAAGAGCGGGGCGAAGACCGTCATCCTCGTGAATGGGAAGGATCTTTCGGAAGCAGCTGTTGCTGCACCGCTTGCCAAGCATCTGGATGCCCCGGTGCTTCTGACGAATCCAACCGCACTGTCTTCAGCCACACGCAAGGAAATTCAACGGCTGAACCCGAAAACCATCATTCTCCTTGGTGGAAAAAAGAACCTTTCTGACAAGGTGATCGATGAAACGATCAAGGCAAAGGTGAAGCGGATCGGCGGGAAAGACAGCTACGAGACGGCTGCTTTGGTGGCAAAGGAGCTTCCGGCTTCATCTAAGGCTGTGGTCGCTTACAGTGGTTACCTGCACGATGTATTGGCTGCTGCCCCGTATGCAGCTAAGAATAAGATGCCGATTCTATTAACCAAGTCCGACAGTCTTCCGGCAGCTACGAAAAAAGCGCTGAAAGGGAAGAAAAGCACCATCGTGATCGGTCGTACAAAAGCCGTTTCGGAAAAAGTGAAGAAACAGCTTCCTAAACCAATCAGGATCAGTGGCAGCGATCGCTACGACACATCTGCACAAATCGCCAAGCTCATGGGCACGAAAAAGAAATCGTATGTGGTCACTGGAAAGGATATGACCGATGCAGTATCGGCATCCGCTCTGGCAGCGAAAGACGGAGGGGGGCTCCTCTTCGTGGAGAAAACCTACGTCTCCACCCCTGTCAAAGTCGTCATCGATCAAAACAAATTGACGCAGTTCACCGTCATAGGTGGTACGAATATCATTGACAACAAAGTCGGCGCCGAGCTCAAACAGCCGATCGAGCATCTCCTCGTGAACAAAAAAGTCGCTGTAGGGAAAGACTATAAAGCTGCGAAACTCGTAGAACCAAAGGTTAAATTCGCCTTCAGCTACAACGATCCAAAGCGTCTCATGGACAGCCGCGCCGTCCCGAACTTCGAGGCCCTCATGAAGGCGGCTTGGAAAGATAACGTGAAGCTTTACGCACAGTCCGGCTACCGCTCCTACGACAGACAGGCGGAACTGTATAACTACTACAAACGCACCTACGGGGAAAAGTACGCAAGCCGAATCAGTGCCAAACCGGGAACAAGCGAGCACCAGACCGGTCTTGCCATGGATGTGACCAGTCCATCCGTCGGCTATGGCCTCGTAGAAAAATTCGCCAACACGAAAGAAGGAAAATGGGTCGCGAAAAACGCCCATAAATATGGGTTCATCATCCGTTACCCTAAAGGAAAAGAAAATGAAACCGGGTATGCTTACGAGCCGTGGCATCTGCGCTATGTTGGGAAAGATGCAGCTAAAGAGATTTACTCCAAGAACATGACGTTCGAGAAATATGTGAAGTAA